A genomic segment from Callithrix jacchus isolate 240 chromosome 8, calJac240_pri, whole genome shotgun sequence encodes:
- the FBXO22 gene encoding F-box only protein 22 isoform X2 gives MEPVGGCGDSCGSSSVDPRSTFVLSNLAEVVERVLTFLPAKALLRVACVCRLWRECVRRVLRTHRSLTWISAGLADAGHLERHCLVRVVAEELENVRILPHTVLYMADSETFISLEECRGHKRARKRTSMETALALEKLFPKRCQVLGIVTPGIVGLLDNPELRVVLVFGYNCCKVGANNFLQQVVSTFSDMNIILAGGQVDNLSSLTSEKNPLDIDATGVVGLSFSGHRIQSATVLLSEDVNDEKTAEAAMQRLKAANIPEQNTIGFMFACVGRGFQYYRAKGNVEADAFRKYFPSVPLFGFFGNGEIGCDRIVTGNFILRKCNEVKDDDLFHSYTTIMALIHLGSSK, from the exons ATGGAGCCGGTGGGTGGCTGCGGCGACAGCTGCGGCTCCTCCTCGGTAGACCCACGGAGCACCTTCGTGTTGAGTAACCTGGCGGAGGTGGTGGAGCGTGTGCTCACCTTCCTACCCGCCAAGGCATTGCTGCGGGTGGCCTG CGTGTGCCGCTTATGGAGAGAGTGTGTGCGCCGAGTGTTGCGGACCCATCGGAGCTTGACCTGGATCTCCGCAGGCCTGGCGGATGCCGGCCACCTGGAGAGGCATTGCTTGGTTCGCGTGGTAGCCGAGGAGCTTGAG aaTGTTCGCATTTTACCACATACAGTTCTTTACATGGCTGATTCAGAAACTTTCATTAGTCTGGAAGAGTGTCGTGGCCATAAGAGAg CAAGGAAAAGAACTAGTATGGAAACAGCACTTGCCCTTGAGAAGCTATTCCCCAAACGATGCCAGGTCCTTGGGATTGTGACCCCAGGAATTGTAG GTCTTTTAGATAACCCTGAACTTCGTGTGGTCCTTGTCTTTGGTTATAATTGCTGTAAGGTGGGAGCCAATAATTTTCTGCAGCAAGTAGTCAGCACTTTCAGTGATATGAATATCATCTTGGCTGGAGGCCAGGTGGACAACCTGTCATCACTGACTTCTGAAAA GAACCCTCTGGATATTGATGCCACTGGTGTGGTTGGACTGTCATTTAGTGGACACCGAATCCAGAGTGCTACTGTGCTCCTCAGCGAGGACGTCAATGATGAGAAGACTGCTGAGGCTGCGATGCAGCGCCTCAAAGCGGCCAACATTCCAGAGCAGAACACCATTGGCTTCATGTTTGCATGTGTTGGCAGGGGCTTTCAGTATTACAGAGCCAAGGGGAATGTTGAGGCTGATGCATTTAGAAAGTATTTTCCTAGTGTGCCCTTATTCGGCTTCTTTGGAAATGGAGAAATTGGATGTGATCGGATAGTCACTGGGAACTTTATATTGAGGAAATGTAATGAGGTAAAAGATGATGATCTGTTTCATAGCTATACAACCATAATGGCGCTCATACATCTGGGGTCATCTAAATAA
- the FBXO22 gene encoding F-box only protein 22 isoform X1, giving the protein MEPVGGCGDSCGSSSVDPRSTFVLSNLAEVVERVLTFLPAKALLRVACVCRLWRECVRRVLRTHRSLTWISAGLADAGHLERHCLVRVVAEELENVRILPHTVLYMADSETFISLEECRGHKRARKRTSMETALALEKLFPKRCQVLGIVTPGIVVTPMGSGSNRPQEIEIGESGFALLFPQIEGIKIQPFHFIKDPKNLALERHQLTEVGLLDNPELRVVLVFGYNCCKVGANNFLQQVVSTFSDMNIILAGGQVDNLSSLTSEKNPLDIDATGVVGLSFSGHRIQSATVLLSEDVNDEKTAEAAMQRLKAANIPEQNTIGFMFACVGRGFQYYRAKGNVEADAFRKYFPSVPLFGFFGNGEIGCDRIVTGNFILRKCNEVKDDDLFHSYTTIMALIHLGSSK; this is encoded by the exons ATGGAGCCGGTGGGTGGCTGCGGCGACAGCTGCGGCTCCTCCTCGGTAGACCCACGGAGCACCTTCGTGTTGAGTAACCTGGCGGAGGTGGTGGAGCGTGTGCTCACCTTCCTACCCGCCAAGGCATTGCTGCGGGTGGCCTG CGTGTGCCGCTTATGGAGAGAGTGTGTGCGCCGAGTGTTGCGGACCCATCGGAGCTTGACCTGGATCTCCGCAGGCCTGGCGGATGCCGGCCACCTGGAGAGGCATTGCTTGGTTCGCGTGGTAGCCGAGGAGCTTGAG aaTGTTCGCATTTTACCACATACAGTTCTTTACATGGCTGATTCAGAAACTTTCATTAGTCTGGAAGAGTGTCGTGGCCATAAGAGAg CAAGGAAAAGAACTAGTATGGAAACAGCACTTGCCCTTGAGAAGCTATTCCCCAAACGATGCCAGGTCCTTGGGATTGTGACCCCAGGAATTGTAG tgACTCCAATGGGATCAGGTAGCAATCGACCTCAGGAAATAGAAATTGGAGAATCTGGTTTTGCTTTATTATTCCCTCAAATTGAAGGAATAAAAATACAACCCTTTCATTTTATTAAGGATCCAAAGAATTTAGCATTAGAAAGACATCAACTCACTGAAGTAG GTCTTTTAGATAACCCTGAACTTCGTGTGGTCCTTGTCTTTGGTTATAATTGCTGTAAGGTGGGAGCCAATAATTTTCTGCAGCAAGTAGTCAGCACTTTCAGTGATATGAATATCATCTTGGCTGGAGGCCAGGTGGACAACCTGTCATCACTGACTTCTGAAAA GAACCCTCTGGATATTGATGCCACTGGTGTGGTTGGACTGTCATTTAGTGGACACCGAATCCAGAGTGCTACTGTGCTCCTCAGCGAGGACGTCAATGATGAGAAGACTGCTGAGGCTGCGATGCAGCGCCTCAAAGCGGCCAACATTCCAGAGCAGAACACCATTGGCTTCATGTTTGCATGTGTTGGCAGGGGCTTTCAGTATTACAGAGCCAAGGGGAATGTTGAGGCTGATGCATTTAGAAAGTATTTTCCTAGTGTGCCCTTATTCGGCTTCTTTGGAAATGGAGAAATTGGATGTGATCGGATAGTCACTGGGAACTTTATATTGAGGAAATGTAATGAGGTAAAAGATGATGATCTGTTTCATAGCTATACAACCATAATGGCGCTCATACATCTGGGGTCATCTAAATAA